A single window of Nicotiana tomentosiformis chromosome 1, ASM39032v3, whole genome shotgun sequence DNA harbors:
- the LOC104101381 gene encoding diphthamide biosynthesis protein 3-like yields MQFSSSLKTHQLRRPDFIIFTKFPNKKTLISVKNEEKPARMSYDDVEIEDMEWNDELQAFTYPCPCGDLFQITKEDLKLGEEIARCPSCSLYITVIYNMEDFLGDSNKHVEPSKQQPIAVA; encoded by the coding sequence ATGCAATTTTCCTCATCCTTAAAAACCCATCAACTTCGACGACCGGACTTTATAATCTTTACCAAATTCCCGAACAAGAAAACCCTAATCTCTGTGAAAAACGAAGAAAAACCAGCGAGGATGTCGTACGACGACGTGGAGATTGAGGACATGGAGTGGAACGACGAGCTCCAAGCTTTCACATATCCTTGTCCGTGCGGCGACCTGTTCCAAATCACAAAGGAAGATCTGAAGCTAGGCGAAGAGATCGCTCGATGCCCTAGCTGTTCCCTGTACATCACTGTTATTTATAATATGGAAGATTTCCTCGGAGATTCCAATAAACACGTTGAGCCTTCGAAACAACAGCCAATTGCTGTCGCTTGA